The Rouxiella sp. WC2420 region TTGTCAGTCTGCTGCAAAAAGAAGCCGAAATTATTGGCCGTAATATCAATCCCTTTGACCCAACGCTGCAACGCCCTTCTCAGGGATTAAGAAACGGTTAATACCCCACCGGCAGCGCGGTCAGCGGTTTGACTTCGCGCAATACCAGCGTGGTTTGCATCTCTTTGATTCCGGGCAGGCGACGTAGGGTAGACATGGCAAAGGTCGAGAAACTGTCAAGATCCCTGGCCACCACCTGCAACAGAAAATCTGCATCGCCCGCAACGGCATAACAGGCAATTACCGGCTCCAGCGCCTCGACCTGACGCTCGAAATGCTGGGCCTCCTCCTCGCTGTGGCTGTCTATTTTTACTCTGATAAAGGCCAGGATGCCGAGGCCAAGCTTTCGGCGGTCCAATACAGCCTGATAGCCCGCAATTACGCCACTCTCCTCGAGCTGTTTTACTCGCCGCCAGCAGGGGGAGGTTGCCATGCCGACTTTCTCTGCCAATTCCTGATTGGTGATGCGCCCTGAGATCTGCAGCTGTTTCATGAGTTTGATATCGGACAGACTAAACAGTCTAGTGGGCATAAAGTTCCTATTATTAGTATCTATTCGGTAGAGGTTACCAAATTTAGCGCATTTTGAAGATTATTAGGAAGCACTTTTCCGCGAAATCTGGTTATGATTTTCTAACTTTTAACCACTTGGAAAAGGAATCTATTGTGTCAGAGACGATGCGCATTGCAGTGATTGTAAATCCAGAACTTCCCGTGGGCCTGCTGGCAAATACCAGCAGCGCGGTGGCGATTGGTCTGGCGGCTAAATTCCCGGCGCTGGCGGGTGAGCAACTGGCTGATATAGAAGGGAAAGCCGTCGATGTCAGCTCAAAATTACCGGTGCCAATCTTGCAGGCCACAGCAGAGCAGATTCAGGCCATTTTACATAAAGCCATGCAGGCTGGCGGTGAGGTCGCGATCGTACCTTTTCCTGCATTTGCGCGAGCGATGCACAGTTTTGAAGATTATCGTCAGGCTTTTCCTGCGCGTAATCTGTCACTGGAAACGTTGGACGGCTTAGGACTGGCGGGGCCGGAAAAGTGGGTCAAGTCGTTAACCGGTTCGCTGAAACTATTAAGATAGTTATAAAACATCATGCCAAATATCAGGGGGAAATATTAAAATACACTGCGCAAATAATAATATGATTAATTACCTAAATTAACTATTTGAAAGACAGAAACGTAAATAAATTATAAGTTTTTCGTTATGTACACCAGTATATATCGATGATAGCATTATTTTACTGTTTAATTATCCCCCGGTTTATTGAGGTATCTCAGCAACATAACCGCAACATTTGCATGTGCGGTGGGGATCTTGTTACTTATAAAAATATAAATGTTAAATAAAAATTTATTTACCTGCGCAGCGTCTTTTTTAATTCTGTCGGCGCACGCTCGTGCCGACGATACCGTAGTTGTTAATGCCACGGCGCCTGGAGCGACCACGCAATCAGAACCGGCCTCACCCGATAAACAGGCCACTTTAGGCAGTCTGGGCAAGCGTGACATTGCCAATACCCCTTATTCAATTGAAGTGTTGCCGGAATCGCTGATTAAACGTCAGCAGTTGCAAAGCGTGACGGATCTTTATCGCTACCTGCCTTCTGTTCAGGGCGACGGCGCGCGCCCTCAGTCCCGAGGTATGCAGGGCAGTGTGGTGCAGAATTCGATGATCGATGGCCTGAACGTGGTCTCTACTACTGATTATCCTGCCGAGCAATTTTCGTCGATTGAAGTGTTGAACGGACTGGCAGGATCGCTTTACGGCCCGGCCAACCCGGCGGGGATCTTCAACTTTGTCTCCAGGCGTCCTACCGATACGCCACAGCGTAGCATTACCGTTGGCGGCGGCACCGGTACAGGGCCACAGATCTCCACCGATCTTAGCGGGCCGCTGGACAGCGGAGACCGGGTTAAATATCGTCTGAACCTGCTCGATGACGACGGTCGTGGTTACGCCAGCGGCAGCACCCGCCGCCGTCAGTTGGCCAGTCTGGGGCTGGATTTCCAGCTAACCGACAAGCTGACCATGCAGACCAATTTCAGCTATTACCATTTTTATCAGAAAGGCCTGCCGGGTAAATTTGCACTGGCGAAAGGCACCTCGTTTCCGAGCGCGCTCAATCCGACCAACGGTCGCTTTGGGCAGTATTACGCCGGTGACGATGACAAGACTTCTACCGAAAGCGTGCATTTCAAGTATGACTTCGACGGCAACTG contains the following coding sequences:
- a CDS encoding Lrp/AsnC family transcriptional regulator; protein product: MPTRLFSLSDIKLMKQLQISGRITNQELAEKVGMATSPCWRRVKQLEESGVIAGYQAVLDRRKLGLGILAFIRVKIDSHSEEEAQHFERQVEALEPVIACYAVAGDADFLLQVVARDLDSFSTFAMSTLRRLPGIKEMQTTLVLREVKPLTALPVGY
- a CDS encoding DUF2000 domain-containing protein, coding for MRIAVIVNPELPVGLLANTSSAVAIGLAAKFPALAGEQLADIEGKAVDVSSKLPVPILQATAEQIQAILHKAMQAGGEVAIVPFPAFARAMHSFEDYRQAFPARNLSLETLDGLGLAGPEKWVKSLTGSLKLLR